A section of the candidate division WOR-3 bacterium genome encodes:
- a CDS encoding GNAT family N-acetyltransferase, which translates to MKDSFEIIEISEKYRKFVVKYISDNWGSSILVSCGKIHDSENLQGFVAIEKGVIKGIATFEIVGKVCEIVSLDSMDKGRGIGKALVEKIIDKAAKEKCSMVWLITTNDNTKAMRFYQKIGFIMSAFYKNALNESRKLKPEIPLTGNDGIPLLHEIKFEKILL; encoded by the coding sequence ATGAAAGACTCTTTTGAAATAATAGAAATATCAGAGAAATACAGAAAATTTGTAGTCAAATACATTTCAGACAACTGGGGCTCTTCGATTTTAGTATCATGTGGAAAAATTCACGACTCTGAAAACCTCCAAGGTTTCGTCGCGATCGAAAAAGGCGTCATAAAAGGAATAGCGACATTCGAAATAGTTGGAAAAGTATGCGAGATCGTTTCTCTTGACAGCATGGATAAAGGACGCGGGATAGGAAAAGCTCTCGTTGAGAAAATCATTGACAAGGCAGCGAAAGAAAAATGCAGTATGGTGTGGCTTATAACGACGAACGACAACACGAAAGCGATGAGATTTTATCAAAAAATCGGCTTTATCATGTCTGCTTTTTACAAAAATGCACTTAATGAATCAAGAAAACTTAAACCTGAAATACCGCTGACAGGAAATGACGGAATACCATTGCTTCACGAAATTAAATTTGAAAAAATATTACTTTAA
- a CDS encoding tetratricopeptide repeat protein has product MRCLVPELISQNLIKKKFKGYLKGAVLFADISGFTKMTKTLMEKGPEGAEVLSISINGLFGRCIDSVYINGGFVSTFGGDAFYAVFPESAGFCKRTVKAAEEIKRYFSERGEKKNRFGKFELSVKVAISYGGIEYRILKRDGIGAYYIKGKPFYDSAELSGSCGKNESLEDRKFKAISNKTRNSIKTSRAGVRIFTGEKNIDSMFYPKKVISLKTPGEFRETINCFISFDENDFDNVLPSVVASVESHKGYLNRISFGDKGGFMLVVFGAPQSEGNDLDRALDMCVDFRGIEGFTFKAGVSSGMAYSGFIGSRNRCEYTAIGENVNMAARLMSKAKTGEIITDEKIREAKRSSHIFTSKGKTVLKGFNEPIEVFCLEKKIRSISEVSEFGKIIGRETEILEIQRKLDAVLTEKSCQIIFLTGETGIGKTRIIEELYRKRGDFKWYLVNSVSTRKKSLGVFERFFRNVFDYEEGMTGQNRDKFFRIFRKLISSIEGKNEKEQFSRTESFIASILGIEIKDSLYENLDPKSRFQNIVWSVRVFFGKILDESKSALVFEDIEHLDPASEELVRLIVLDSAEKKCAIILSSTDEKIICLENVKTACEEKAVLHLKLEALDENKASELMDSKMAEINAVDNVRKYILNKSIGKPLFVINYCDYVKEKISKNPLYDPFLDDRMPSDLYSLTTSKIDALRQDVKTALEKAAIFGTEFSPGTLKFLLGVEFSEKVLKESINSRIIEVSDAHSFRFSDLVTYKVLYEMQSKTVLRRTHGKIADRLQDFFGTDIAPYFKDIAYHYEKAEKPEKAGEFYKKAAMRAAERFENADCVEYYGKILAYMKNRYTLKTKDKAEKFLELSLKTERVLNLMAKRKEQKNVLGEAMKVLKYAGDILLKTQIIDKSGWGEMKDGEKMPPLEKFIEAYRIGKKYSNDKIQAESLHSLGCHMLNFGKVKTSEKFFKKALKIAEKNNFEKEIQKILTNLGGIYYMQMKFEKAIEMNRKSLRIARRENNKNMLLYSYEHLAVLYDVSGDFNRAEKYYIKSLKLAEETGNRNVLHSIFNNLSSHYYDLGEYEKSMCFCEKGLIVLKEINAPSEFAHAYNLMSQINHYHFKDEDKAFEYIEKSLEVSRRFKDFITLVDTLEIKAGYLFDSGKLKESLRLTDEILSYEKRLGNFIEIIRANIKRPRIVFELSTDIKQKKECIELLEKLLPKTESDELKAELLFNLWKMSVKIHSHREKAEKYRDETIMIYVKISEKSPKFIYKRRLDELRNQDGYQLNGFASEEKK; this is encoded by the coding sequence ATGAGATGTCTGGTTCCTGAATTAATTTCACAGAATTTAATCAAAAAAAAATTTAAAGGCTATCTGAAAGGCGCAGTGCTTTTCGCTGACATTTCAGGTTTCACGAAAATGACAAAAACCCTGATGGAAAAAGGTCCCGAAGGTGCGGAAGTGCTTTCAATTTCCATAAACGGTCTTTTCGGGCGTTGCATAGACTCAGTTTATATAAACGGAGGTTTCGTTTCGACTTTCGGTGGAGACGCCTTTTATGCTGTGTTTCCGGAAAGCGCCGGTTTTTGTAAGAGAACTGTTAAAGCAGCCGAAGAAATAAAGAGATACTTTTCCGAGAGAGGAGAAAAGAAAAACAGATTCGGCAAATTCGAACTTTCCGTAAAAGTCGCGATATCATACGGCGGCATAGAATACCGAATTCTTAAAAGAGACGGGATCGGAGCCTATTACATAAAGGGAAAGCCTTTTTATGACTCGGCAGAACTTTCCGGATCCTGCGGAAAAAACGAGTCTCTGGAAGACAGGAAATTTAAAGCGATTTCCAATAAAACACGGAACTCAATAAAGACTTCCCGAGCAGGTGTCCGGATTTTCACGGGAGAGAAAAACATAGACTCGATGTTTTATCCGAAAAAAGTAATTTCGCTTAAAACGCCGGGAGAATTCAGAGAGACGATAAATTGCTTTATATCGTTCGATGAAAACGACTTTGACAATGTTCTTCCGTCCGTTGTCGCTTCTGTCGAAAGCCACAAAGGATACTTAAACAGAATAAGTTTCGGAGACAAAGGTGGATTCATGCTTGTTGTTTTCGGCGCCCCTCAAAGCGAAGGCAACGATCTCGACAGAGCGCTCGATATGTGCGTAGATTTCAGGGGAATAGAAGGTTTTACATTCAAAGCCGGCGTCTCTTCAGGCATGGCTTACTCCGGTTTCATAGGCAGCAGAAACAGGTGTGAATACACCGCAATTGGTGAAAATGTCAATATGGCTGCAAGATTGATGAGTAAAGCAAAAACAGGAGAAATAATAACAGACGAAAAAATACGCGAAGCAAAAAGATCGTCTCATATATTCACGTCAAAAGGGAAAACTGTTCTGAAGGGATTTAATGAACCGATAGAGGTATTCTGTCTGGAAAAAAAAATCAGAAGCATTTCAGAAGTATCCGAATTCGGGAAAATTATCGGCAGAGAGACCGAGATATTGGAAATACAAAGAAAGTTGGACGCTGTATTGACCGAAAAGTCGTGTCAGATAATATTTCTGACTGGAGAAACCGGTATAGGAAAAACCAGAATAATTGAAGAATTGTACCGAAAGAGAGGCGACTTCAAATGGTATTTAGTCAACTCGGTTTCAACGCGCAAAAAAAGTCTAGGGGTGTTTGAGAGGTTTTTTAGGAACGTTTTCGATTACGAAGAAGGAATGACCGGACAAAACCGCGATAAATTTTTCAGAATATTCCGAAAATTAATCTCTTCAATAGAGGGAAAGAATGAAAAAGAACAATTCAGCAGAACGGAATCTTTCATCGCTTCAATTCTTGGAATCGAAATAAAGGATTCTCTCTACGAAAATCTCGATCCGAAATCCCGGTTTCAAAATATTGTGTGGTCAGTGAGAGTGTTTTTTGGAAAAATACTGGACGAAAGTAAATCTGCTCTCGTTTTCGAAGATATCGAACACCTGGATCCTGCTTCGGAAGAACTTGTCAGGTTGATCGTTTTGGATTCGGCGGAAAAAAAATGCGCGATTATTCTTTCCTCTACGGACGAAAAAATCATCTGTCTGGAAAATGTAAAAACGGCTTGCGAGGAAAAGGCGGTTTTACATTTGAAATTGGAAGCTCTCGATGAAAATAAAGCGTCTGAGCTCATGGACAGCAAAATGGCTGAAATAAACGCTGTCGATAATGTAAGGAAATACATATTGAATAAAAGCATTGGGAAACCTCTGTTTGTTATAAACTATTGTGATTACGTTAAGGAAAAAATTTCAAAAAATCCTCTTTACGATCCGTTTCTTGACGACAGGATGCCTTCGGATCTTTATTCTCTTACGACTTCAAAAATTGACGCCTTGAGACAGGATGTAAAAACCGCCCTCGAAAAAGCAGCGATTTTCGGAACCGAGTTTTCACCGGGAACCCTCAAGTTTTTATTGGGAGTCGAATTTTCAGAAAAAGTGCTCAAGGAATCAATCAACAGCAGGATTATAGAAGTTTCTGATGCGCATTCTTTCAGGTTTTCCGATCTTGTCACTTATAAAGTCCTGTATGAAATGCAATCGAAAACTGTCTTGAGAAGAACTCACGGGAAAATTGCCGACAGATTGCAGGATTTTTTTGGAACAGACATTGCGCCTTATTTCAAAGATATAGCTTATCACTATGAAAAAGCTGAAAAACCTGAAAAGGCCGGTGAATTTTATAAAAAAGCGGCGATGAGAGCCGCTGAAAGATTTGAAAACGCCGATTGCGTTGAGTATTACGGTAAAATTCTCGCTTACATGAAAAACAGATACACACTGAAAACGAAAGACAAGGCGGAAAAATTTCTCGAGTTGTCTTTGAAAACAGAGCGGGTTCTGAATTTAATGGCGAAAAGGAAAGAACAAAAAAATGTCCTAGGTGAAGCCATGAAAGTCCTAAAATACGCGGGAGACATACTCCTGAAAACGCAGATTATAGACAAGTCAGGTTGGGGCGAAATGAAAGACGGTGAAAAAATGCCTCCCTTGGAAAAATTCATTGAAGCATACAGGATTGGCAAAAAATATTCAAATGATAAAATACAGGCTGAAAGTCTTCATTCACTCGGATGCCACATGTTGAATTTCGGTAAAGTAAAAACTTCGGAGAAATTTTTCAAAAAAGCTTTGAAAATCGCCGAAAAAAATAATTTTGAAAAAGAGATTCAAAAGATACTGACTAATCTCGGCGGCATCTACTATATGCAGATGAAGTTTGAAAAAGCCATTGAAATGAACAGAAAAAGCCTGAGGATTGCAAGAAGAGAAAATAATAAAAACATGCTTCTTTATTCCTACGAACATCTTGCGGTTTTATACGACGTAAGCGGAGATTTCAATAGAGCGGAAAAATATTACATAAAATCTCTGAAATTGGCTGAAGAAACCGGAAACAGAAACGTCCTTCATTCCATATTCAATAACCTGAGTTCACACTATTACGATTTGGGTGAATATGAAAAGAGCATGTGTTTTTGCGAAAAGGGACTAATTGTTCTTAAAGAAATCAACGCTCCGTCAGAGTTTGCCCACGCCTACAATTTGATGAGTCAGATAAATCATTATCATTTCAAAGACGAAGACAAAGCCTTTGAATACATAGAAAAATCTTTGGAGGTTTCGAGAAGGTTCAAGGACTTCATCACTTTAGTTGACACACTTGAAATAAAAGCGGGATATCTCTTTGATTCAGGTAAGTTGAAGGAAAGCCTCCGTCTCACTGACGAGATTTTGAGTTACGAGAAGCGACTGGGGAATTTCATAGAGATAATACGCGCGAATATCAAGCGCCCGAGGATCGTGTTTGAGTTGAGCACAGATATTAAACAAAAGAAAGAATGCATAGAGCTTTTGGAAAAATTACTGCCGAAGACGGAATCAGACGAGTTGAAAGCGGAACTTCTGTTCAATCTGTGGAAAATGAGCGTAAAAATCCATTCACACAGGGAGAAAGCAGAAAAATACAGAGACGAAACAATAATGATTTACGTTAAAATCTCTGAAAAATCACCAAAATTTATATATAAAAGAAGACTGGACGAATTGAGAAATCAAGACGGTTATCAATTGAACGGATTTGCAAGCGAGGAGAAGAAATGA
- a CDS encoding peroxiredoxin, which translates to MAEEEKIGCARPTGGPVGETPPPDEKNAKPLEKEKRSMIMVGKKAPDFSSPAYYKGKFTSVKLSDFLGKWVVLCFYPGDFTFVUATEVSAVAEKYPEFQKLGVEVLSMSVDSVFVHKMWNDNELSKMVKGGIPFHMLSDAGGKVGAVYGIYDSDAGVETRGRFLIDPDGVVQGFEVLTPPVGRNVSETLRQVQAFQLVRNSKGSEATPSGWKPGKMTLKPNPDLVGKVWEVWKTDMAFD; encoded by the coding sequence ATGGCTGAGGAAGAAAAAATCGGATGTGCGAGACCGACGGGAGGTCCGGTAGGAGAAACTCCTCCACCGGATGAAAAGAACGCAAAACCTTTGGAAAAGGAGAAGAGATCCATGATAATGGTAGGAAAAAAAGCGCCTGATTTTTCGTCGCCGGCGTATTACAAAGGTAAATTCACTTCAGTAAAACTTTCTGATTTCCTTGGAAAATGGGTCGTGCTCTGTTTTTATCCCGGCGATTTCACTTTTGTTTGAGCCACCGAAGTTTCTGCGGTCGCAGAAAAATATCCCGAGTTTCAGAAATTAGGAGTAGAAGTCCTGTCAATGAGCGTTGACAGCGTGTTTGTTCACAAAATGTGGAATGACAACGAACTGTCAAAAATGGTAAAAGGCGGCATTCCTTTCCACATGCTGTCCGACGCCGGCGGAAAAGTCGGAGCTGTATACGGAATATATGATTCCGATGCCGGAGTGGAGACGAGAGGAAGATTCTTGATAGACCCGGACGGCGTAGTTCAGGGATTTGAAGTTTTGACTCCTCCGGTAGGAAGGAATGTCAGCGAAACTCTTCGTCAGGTTCAGGCTTTTCAACTCGTCAGAAATAGTAAAGGCTCCGAGGCCACTCCTTCGGGCTGGAAGCCCGGAAAAATGACTCTGAAGCCGAATCCGGATCTCGTCGGTAAAGTATGGGAGGTTTGGAAAACAGACATGGCTTTTGACTGA
- a CDS encoding SagB/ThcOx family dehydrogenase codes for MYEDYRDFLKDTIRKKTDFSKTEQNRGINPPPLEKPCPADAVKIDMVAPGKWKSIKAVSVEEAIAARKSQRVFLNDGLKLDELSFLLWATQGVRKKESDKRCYRTVPSAGCRHAFETYLAVFRVENLESSAIYRYLPLSHQLVFEKKLENLEKEVALSTLGQSFCGKGAVVFYWTALPARMEWRYSDASYKVIALDAGHVCQNLYTACSAIGAGTCAIAAYDQEYADEMLSLDGKNEFVIYIAPVGKI; via the coding sequence ATGTACGAAGATTACAGGGATTTTTTGAAAGACACAATAAGGAAAAAAACCGATTTTTCGAAAACCGAACAGAACAGAGGAATTAATCCGCCTCCGTTAGAAAAACCTTGCCCGGCAGACGCCGTGAAAATTGACATGGTCGCTCCCGGAAAATGGAAGTCAATAAAAGCAGTAAGCGTCGAAGAAGCCATAGCCGCAAGGAAGTCGCAAAGGGTGTTTTTGAATGACGGATTGAAACTGGACGAGCTCTCTTTTCTTTTGTGGGCCACTCAGGGAGTGAGAAAAAAAGAATCGGACAAAAGATGTTACAGAACGGTCCCTTCGGCAGGATGCCGTCACGCTTTTGAAACTTATTTGGCTGTTTTCAGGGTTGAAAATCTTGAAAGCAGCGCTATATACAGATATTTGCCGTTGAGTCACCAGCTGGTTTTTGAAAAAAAATTAGAAAACCTTGAAAAAGAAGTTGCTCTTTCGACTCTGGGCCAGAGCTTCTGCGGAAAAGGAGCAGTAGTTTTTTATTGGACGGCGCTTCCGGCGAGGATGGAGTGGAGATATTCAGACGCATCTTACAAGGTCATTGCTTTGGATGCCGGTCACGTTTGTCAAAATCTTTACACGGCATGTTCTGCCATCGGGGCAGGCACATGTGCTATTGCCGCGTACGATCAGGAATACGCCGATGAAATGCTGAGTTTGGACGGAAAAAATGAATTCGTAATATATATCGCTCCGGTGGGGAAAATATGA
- a CDS encoding TrkA family potassium uptake protein yields MMRSIAVIGLGIFGSTLARELTDKGAQVIAVDSDKNKVEAVKESVTYAVTLNSMDKNALISASVQDVDVAVVCIGDDVEANLLTTLLLKKIGVRRIWSRAINGLQKEILKTLDVDQIVSLEEEMGLTVARSLVSSDVSKRIPLSEGHSIAEIKIPEAFIGKTLRVIEPRKEYKVNIVGIKYLLPAVNSSGKREFKEVFDDIPSPDQELKEDIFLLVAGLDKNIERFAKGK; encoded by the coding sequence ATGATGAGAAGCATCGCTGTAATAGGTCTGGGAATTTTCGGCAGCACTCTTGCCAGAGAATTGACCGACAAAGGAGCGCAGGTGATAGCAGTTGACAGCGACAAGAACAAAGTGGAAGCAGTGAAGGAGTCGGTGACGTACGCAGTGACACTGAACTCTATGGACAAAAACGCATTGATATCGGCCTCTGTACAGGATGTCGACGTAGCCGTAGTGTGCATAGGAGATGATGTCGAAGCCAATCTTCTGACTACGCTCCTTTTGAAAAAAATCGGCGTAAGAAGAATATGGTCTAGGGCGATCAACGGATTGCAGAAGGAAATTTTGAAAACTCTCGACGTTGACCAGATAGTCAGCCTCGAAGAAGAAATGGGTCTGACGGTCGCGAGAAGCCTGGTCTCCAGCGATGTCTCAAAGAGAATACCTCTTTCCGAAGGGCACAGTATAGCCGAGATAAAAATACCCGAGGCTTTTATCGGGAAGACTCTGAGGGTGATCGAACCGAGAAAGGAATACAAAGTCAACATCGTCGGCATTAAGTATCTCCTTCCGGCGGTAAATTCCTCGGGGAAGAGAGAGTTCAAGGAGGTTTTCGACGATATTCCTTCCCCTGACCAGGAGCTGAAAGAGGACATTTTTCTGCTTGTAGCCGGTTTGGACAAGAACATAGAAAGATTTGCGAAGGGAAAATGA
- a CDS encoding Trk family potassium uptake protein, which translates to MKKAIDRISGFVALLALALLLFERSQTAVAAKAYPFLRWINLVVVLVFIADIILSLMAARKKLRHLLTHWYDSIVFIPLVYFFFPKENISLSVFFWQAAIVVSVLSRFKKAKGFVESIGLRSAQVMTISFIFLICSGAVLLTLPIATSGGSQTSLVDAFFTSTSAVCVTGLIVKDTAVYFSRWGQVIILCLIQLGGLGIMSFSVLLAIMTGKKMNLSQKAAMQDVLDQNELSGVAQLIKFIFKMTLFFEAAGAAALFLFWFGRFDSPAEAIYHSVFHSVSAFCNAGFSTFSNSLMNFASDTATVLIISGLIIFGGLGFATIKDSVEKIKHQFGRKRKKPRLKVQSKIVIAVSAVLIFTGTAAILFFELSNSQTPDVRTKLLTAFFQSVSTRTAGFNTCDIASLAPATIFLMIILMFIGASPGSTGGGLKTTTFAVLWACMTNGFTKNRNVEIYKRTIPEETISKAVTVLLFYMITLFVIVLLLLTYENFSLSEILFEAVSAVGTVGLSKGITPQLSPVGKILVIILMFFGRLGPLTIGYSLIAHNKKTGYAYAEEKVMIG; encoded by the coding sequence ATGAAAAAGGCAATTGATAGAATATCGGGTTTCGTTGCACTTCTCGCGCTGGCTCTGTTATTGTTCGAGAGATCGCAAACCGCCGTTGCCGCAAAAGCATATCCTTTTCTGAGATGGATAAATCTAGTTGTCGTTCTCGTTTTTATCGCAGATATTATTCTGTCTTTAATGGCGGCGAGGAAAAAGTTAAGACATCTTTTAACACACTGGTACGATTCAATAGTCTTTATACCGCTGGTGTATTTTTTTTTCCCCAAAGAAAATATTTCGCTGAGCGTTTTTTTCTGGCAAGCCGCGATAGTCGTGTCGGTGCTGTCGAGATTTAAAAAAGCCAAAGGCTTCGTCGAAAGCATCGGATTGAGATCCGCGCAGGTGATGACAATTTCATTTATCTTTCTCATCTGCTCCGGTGCGGTTCTTCTCACTTTGCCCATAGCTACTTCTGGGGGAAGCCAAACTTCACTCGTAGATGCCTTTTTCACTTCGACTTCGGCCGTCTGCGTGACAGGACTCATCGTCAAGGATACGGCAGTGTATTTCAGCAGGTGGGGACAAGTCATAATCTTATGTTTGATCCAGCTCGGAGGACTTGGCATTATGTCGTTTTCGGTTTTGCTGGCGATAATGACCGGCAAAAAGATGAACTTGAGTCAGAAGGCGGCCATGCAGGATGTACTGGATCAGAACGAACTCTCGGGAGTCGCACAGCTCATAAAGTTTATTTTTAAAATGACGCTGTTTTTCGAGGCGGCAGGCGCTGCGGCTCTTTTCTTATTCTGGTTCGGCAGATTCGATTCTCCTGCAGAAGCAATTTACCACAGCGTTTTTCATTCCGTTTCAGCGTTCTGCAACGCCGGATTTTCAACCTTCAGCAACAGCCTCATGAATTTTGCTTCAGACACGGCGACAGTTCTGATAATTTCCGGATTGATAATATTCGGCGGGCTGGGTTTTGCGACTATAAAAGATTCGGTGGAGAAAATAAAGCATCAGTTTGGAAGGAAGAGAAAAAAACCGCGTTTAAAAGTCCAGTCGAAAATCGTCATCGCGGTTTCCGCTGTTTTAATATTTACGGGAACCGCCGCAATATTATTTTTCGAACTTTCTAATTCCCAAACCCCGGACGTCAGGACAAAACTCCTGACCGCTTTTTTTCAATCGGTCAGCACGAGAACCGCAGGTTTTAACACCTGCGACATAGCCTCTTTAGCCCCAGCCACGATATTTCTGATGATAATTCTGATGTTCATAGGAGCATCACCCGGCTCTACCGGCGGCGGTTTAAAAACGACAACATTCGCAGTATTGTGGGCGTGCATGACCAACGGTTTCACAAAAAACAGAAACGTCGAAATATACAAAAGAACGATTCCTGAAGAGACGATTTCAAAAGCAGTGACCGTCCTTCTGTTTTATATGATAACGCTTTTCGTGATTGTTCTGCTTTTGCTGACGTACGAAAATTTTTCATTGTCGGAGATTTTATTTGAAGCTGTCAGCGCCGTCGGAACGGTCGGTCTTTCAAAAGGCATAACTCCCCAGCTTTCCCCGGTGGGAAAAATTCTTGTAATAATACTCATGTTTTTCGGGAGACTCGGACCTCTCACAATCGGATATTCACTGATAGCACACAATAAAAAAACCGGTTATGCTTATGCCGAAGAAAAAGTTATGATCGGCTGA
- a CDS encoding carbohydrate binding family 9 domain-containing protein: MKCFFFLSVSLFFSIGLSAYDNEIGSNLLYLADSLDNYHLIPKIERNIRIDGIIEQNEWDQALVLTLDYEVSPGENVPPPVSTKVYLAYDENNLYAAFMANDPNPSEIRARISDRDNAWNDDWIGLILDTFNDERRTYDFISNPLGVQIDQIESSYSGTLQSWDAVWNSAGRINDSGYAVEMCIPFRALNFHRSEGARIWGLDVVRSYPRNVRHQIGLFPRDPNINSYMSQANKIIGFVGVKPGRNIEIDPTFVTILSQERENGGFRNTSEKYDPGLTMYWGFTSNMKLSATVNPDFSQIEADAAELDVNEQYSIYYPEKRPFFLEGSELFGFSIPVFRFRTFADPEWGVKITGKEGANSIGFVVVRDSISNFTIPNSFYSRTASLEKENIGGAIRYFRDFGISANVGLILTDREGEDYYNRTGGVSGSFNFARNDRINFAGALSRTKYPEEISGRYNQPDTVFDGWSALGGYYHNTRKLSWYWNFYLMDPFFRGDMGHVYQDNYKNTSMGADYSWIGSPGKWYRELSAGYSYTYEENFGDTLVYKEHGFSFDYSGARMIYAEIHAFIGEKGFLGEVFDNNRVNLYFQIRPSAMIFLSLFSSYGDDIDYTNVEQGKCLHLEPYAEINLGRNLYIEMSHEYEYMNIDRGRLYTANVTNLTGKYHFTHRCFIRGILQYRNYEFSQNLYPYPVSNEIKAIFTQLLFSYKVNPQTVLYLGYSDNYDGDEITPIAQRDRTFFAKIGYSFVI; this comes from the coding sequence ATGAAGTGCTTTTTTTTTCTTTCAGTTTCCCTGTTTTTCTCGATTGGATTATCTGCCTATGATAATGAGATAGGCAGCAATCTTCTTTATCTGGCGGATTCTCTGGACAACTATCACTTGATACCTAAAATTGAAAGAAATATAAGAATTGACGGAATAATTGAGCAAAATGAGTGGGACCAGGCTCTTGTTCTCACTCTGGACTATGAAGTCAGCCCGGGGGAAAATGTTCCTCCTCCTGTTTCGACGAAGGTCTACCTTGCATACGATGAAAACAATCTCTACGCAGCTTTTATGGCGAACGACCCGAATCCTTCAGAAATAAGGGCCAGGATCTCAGACAGAGATAACGCATGGAATGACGACTGGATCGGTCTAATATTGGACACTTTCAACGATGAACGAAGGACTTACGATTTCATATCAAATCCTTTGGGAGTGCAGATTGATCAGATTGAAAGTTCATACAGCGGAACTTTGCAGAGCTGGGACGCGGTGTGGAATTCGGCAGGGAGAATAAATGACAGCGGATATGCCGTCGAAATGTGCATTCCATTCAGAGCGCTCAATTTTCATCGTTCTGAGGGGGCGAGAATCTGGGGACTCGATGTGGTTAGAAGTTACCCGAGAAATGTCAGGCATCAAATAGGTCTTTTTCCAAGGGATCCGAACATAAACAGCTACATGAGCCAAGCTAATAAAATTATAGGTTTTGTCGGAGTTAAACCGGGCAGGAATATTGAAATAGATCCGACTTTTGTGACCATTCTTTCACAGGAGAGGGAAAACGGCGGTTTCAGGAACACTTCCGAAAAATACGATCCCGGCTTGACCATGTACTGGGGATTTACTTCTAACATGAAGTTATCTGCGACCGTGAACCCGGATTTTTCTCAAATTGAAGCCGACGCGGCAGAGTTGGACGTAAATGAGCAGTATTCAATATACTATCCGGAAAAGAGACCTTTTTTTCTAGAAGGGTCCGAATTGTTCGGATTCAGCATTCCTGTATTCAGATTCAGAACTTTTGCCGATCCGGAATGGGGAGTGAAAATTACGGGTAAGGAGGGAGCAAATTCGATAGGGTTTGTCGTGGTCAGAGACAGCATATCAAATTTCACCATACCCAACAGTTTTTATTCGAGAACTGCCAGTCTCGAGAAGGAAAATATCGGGGGAGCTATCAGGTACTTCAGGGATTTTGGAATTTCGGCAAACGTGGGACTGATATTGACCGACAGGGAAGGTGAGGATTATTACAACAGGACCGGCGGTGTCAGCGGAAGTTTCAATTTCGCCAGAAACGACAGAATAAATTTTGCGGGAGCACTTTCGAGGACGAAATATCCCGAAGAAATATCCGGCAGATATAATCAACCGGACACTGTATTTGACGGATGGTCGGCCCTCGGCGGATATTATCACAACACAAGAAAGCTGAGCTGGTACTGGAACTTTTATCTCATGGACCCGTTTTTCAGAGGGGACATGGGTCACGTCTACCAGGACAATTATAAAAACACCAGTATGGGTGCCGACTACTCCTGGATCGGCTCACCCGGAAAATGGTACAGGGAATTGTCTGCCGGTTATTCATACACGTACGAAGAAAATTTCGGCGACACACTTGTATATAAAGAACATGGTTTCAGTTTTGATTATTCAGGAGCGCGGATGATTTACGCGGAAATTCACGCGTTCATAGGAGAAAAAGGATTTTTGGGTGAAGTGTTCGACAACAATCGCGTCAATCTTTATTTTCAGATCAGACCTTCCGCGATGATCTTTTTGTCGTTATTTTCCTCATACGGAGACGACATAGACTACACGAACGTAGAACAGGGAAAATGCCTTCACTTGGAACCCTACGCCGAAATTAATCTCGGAAGGAATCTTTATATAGAGATGTCTCACGAATATGAATATATGAATATCGACAGGGGAAGACTTTACACAGCCAATGTAACAAACTTGACAGGCAAATATCATTTCACTCACAGATGTTTTATAAGGGGTATTCTGCAGTATCGAAACTACGAATTCTCACAGAATCTTTACCCTTATCCGGTAAGCAATGAAATAAAAGCAATATTCACACAGCTTCTTTTCTCATACAAGGTAAATCCGCAGACGGTGCTTTACTTGGGATATTCGGACAATTACGACGGCGACGAAATCACGCCGATAGCACAAAGGGACAGGACCTTTTTCGCTAAAATAGGTTATTCTTTCGTAATCTAA